The Enhydrobacter sp. sequence CTTCCTGGGGCTGGGCGGCGCCACCGCCAAGGTGATCTCCTCCTGCCCAGTGCCCCTCCTGATGGCGCATTGACTCGACCGTAGCGGATATCACCCGAGCGCGGCTTCGAGCTGGTCGAGCAGCGCTCGGGTGCCGCGCTCGCGGCTGCCGGCGTCGTCGTAGCCGTCCAGGAAAGCGCCCTGCTCGGTCAGCACCAGCCGGGTGCCGGCACCGGCGGACTTGAACTCGACGGTGGCCAGCGAGACCGAAATCTTGGTCTCGTCCATATGCATATCGTAGACCGACACTATGCGTTCGTTGGGCACGATGTCCTGGAAGGTGCAGTTGTAGTGGTGCACCGGGCCGCCCGGCGGACCGCCGCTCACGCTCTCCTTGCCGCCAACGCGAAAGTCCATCCTGTGGTCGGACCTCTCCCAGTCGTTCGGCCCGACGAACCAGCGTGCCTTGGCCCTGGGATCGGAGAAGGCCTTGAAGACCCGTTCCCGCGGCGCCGCATAGGTGCGCTCGATGGTGAAGGTGGCGTGCTGGACACTGCGTTTGGTCATATCCTCCTCCGTTTGCTGGGGGTCGGCGTCGGTTGGTCACCCGTCTCGGCCAGGAAGTCGCCCAGCCGATCGAGCCGTTGCTCCCAGCTTGTCCGCCGCTCGCTGATCCAGCGCTCGGCCGTGTGCAGGGCCGCGAGATCGATGCGGCAGGTGCGCACGCGCCCGACCTTCTGCGAGCGCACCAGGCCGCTCGCCTCCAGGACGGAGAGATGCTGCACCACCGCCGACAGGGTCATGTCGAGCGGCCGGGCAAGCTCGCTCACGGAGGCCGGTCCGCGTGCCAGGCGCTCGACCATGACGCGCCGCGTCGGGTCGGCCAGCGCCTGGAACGTGAGGTCGAGCGGCGCCGCGCTTGGCTGCATGCCGATCATCCCGGAAAGAGCTCCAGATACGGCTCTGCCTCGGCAAAGGTTCGCGCGATCGACGGCCGCCTCGTCAGCCGCTCGAAATAGGCCGCGAGCCCGCGATGGTCGTCGCGGAAGGGCAGCACCTTGTCGGCGAAGAACAGCGCCGGCGCGGCCGCGCAATCGGCCATCGTGAAGACATCGCCCGCGGCCCATGTCCGCCCGCCGAGATCGGCTTCGAGAACGCCGTAGGCGGTGGCGAGCGCCGCCTTGGCCTCGGCGACGCCCTGCGAATCGGTCCTGCCGGGAGGCCGCAGGCGGTCGCCCACGATCTTCTGCATGGGAAGCTGAATATGGAGATCGAATAGCCGGTCGCTCAGCCGGGCACGCAGTGCGAGCGCCCGGTCGGCGGGGGTCAGCGGACTCGGTCCCGGATAAAACAGATCGAGATACTCGATGATGATGCTGGATTCCGCCGTCGTGCGATCACGGCCTTCGTCGCGCAATACCGGCATCTTGCCGATCGGCCAGAGCCTGCGGAAAGCGCCGCCCGACTCCGCATCGCCGAGATCGACGATGCGACGCTCGAACGGTGTTCCGTTCTCGTAGAGGGCGATCAGGACCTTCTGGCAGAAGGAGGAGAGCGGATGAAAATGCAGGACGAGCGACATGCTCGCCTTAATACTTAAGTATCCACTTAAGTGTCAACCGTTGGCATGTTGCCCTGGCTTCCCGACGGACCGAACCTTTCAGGGACAGGCGCCGGCGGCCTGGCTCACCACTTCGGCGTCGGCGCAGGCGGTGCAGGCATTCCCGTAGGTCTTGCGACTGCCGTCCCGCCGCACGCCGCAGGCCGGACGATAGTCGCGGGTGCACATCTGCGGGCGCGGATCAGCGCAGACGCCGCCGGCGACCGGCATCGATTCTTCGGCGAGCTCGGCCTTGGTGAGAAAGAAGCGGAAGGGCTTGGGCCTATAGTCGCTGAGCGCGCCGATGATGGAGATCGTCGAGCCGATCGCAGGCAAGGGCCGAAGCGGATGCTCGAGCGTGATCTCCAGGTCGACGGTGTTGCTCGCCTGGTTCTCCTCCGACAGCGCCGCCTCGATGCGCTCGGACGTGGCCTTGATCACCTTCACCGGCAGCTTGAGTCGCGCGCCGCCCTGTTGTTTCTCGACGATCGCCTTCCACACCTTGTCGGCAGCCTGCTGGTTGTCCGACGAATCGCCGCGATGCGAGAGGATGAATTCCCAGTCCTCGAAGGTGAGGTTGGCAGGATCGTTCTTCGCGGCCATGTAAACCGCGGTTTCGGCGGGCGACATGGCGCGCGGGATGGAATCGGCGAAACCGTCGGGCGGCCGTTGCTCGCCTGCCACGCTGGCCACCAGCTTGCCCCAGTCCTTGTCGGTGCCGTGGTAGTGGCTGTAACGGGCTCGCGCGTACTTCTCGATCTCGGCCGCGGCCGCGTCGTTCTTCATCGAGCGGGCGATCGCGATGGCCCGCGCGGCATACCAGAAGCCCAGCGCGTCGGTCGGCTTGCCCTCCAGAAGGGCGACAGAGAGCTGATAGGTATCCGGCAGGTTGGTCGGGTTGACGTTCACCGCCTCGAGAAAGTGGGCGCGCGCCTTCGCATAGTCCTTGGCCTGCAGCGCCGCATAGCCCAACGTGCCGTCGAACACCGCCACGATCTGCATCTTCAGACGCGTGAAGTCGGGTTCGGTCATCGACGCCGGGCACTGCCATTTGGGCAAGGCGGCCATGCCGCGATGCGCCGCCTCGACAGCCGCCGTCAGCGCCTTCTCGTCGCCAGCCATGGCCTGCGTCCGTCCCGAATAGGCGCGGTTGGCAAGGGCACGAACATTGTCCGGATCGAGCTGCAACAGGCGTACGGCGATGGCATCGGCCTTGGCCGGATTGTTGGCGGCCTGCCACGCCGCCATCGTCTGCTCGAAAGCCTCTGTGCGGAGCACGCTGTAGGGATACCAGGCGAGGAAGACCTCGAGCGCCTGTGCCCGCTTGGCGGGATCCTGGGTGTTAACGGCGGCCAGATAATTCTTGTACTCGGCCGGGTTCGTCATGCCGGCTGGCAATGCCGGCGACTGGGACGACGCCGGCGGCGGCGCGGACGTCTGCGCGGCCACATCGAGGCCGGTGAAGACGAATGCCAACAAAAGGACATGCATCGACCAGCGGGCCGGCATCTGACGGCGAACGCGTCTGGCGAATGAAATATGATCGCAAAGTGTCATCGGGTCGGCATTACCGCGGCCGTTGTCGAAAATAAGGCAGCGTTTGGCTGCATGGAACAGCGCCTTTCAGTCATGGGCGGAGATGCGGCCTTGCACCCGCCCATGGTTGGCGTACGCGTTTCGTTCATAATGCCTCGACCCGGGCGCGCAAAGCCGCGTCGTGAAGGGTCGTGTCCTGTCCCGGCGGCGCATGGCGGACGGCTTCCTCCAGGCTCGATGTCTGGCGCCATTCCATCGCGGGCCGGGCGCGATCGTCGGAGCCGATCTGGTCGACACCCCAGTACAGCTCGAGATGATGCCCGTCGGGGTCGAGGAACTCGACCGAGATCTGGCAGCCTGCGCGGCGGCGGCCTTCGTACACGACCTTGGCCCCGTTCTTCTTCAGGTGATCGCGGGCGCGGAACACCTCGTCGAGCGTTGCGAGCTCGAAAGCCAGGTGATGCAGGCTCCGGTCTCCGCCCTCGTCCTTGCCGCCGACGAGCGCGAGACAGTGATGATCGCCATTGCAGCGCAGGAACACCATGCCACCGGGCATCATGGACCCGGGATAGATGTCCGAAACCTTGAAGCCCAGCACCTCGGTGTAGAAGCGGCGCGACCGCTCAAGATCGGAGACGAAGATGACGGCATGCCCGATCTTGCGAACGGCAAAGGGCGTGGTCATGGCGCTGGCCTCCCGGGCTACCTTTCCACCAATGGGTCGGCCATCATGCCGCCAATCGAGCACAAGGGGGAAGATGCATGGCGACAGCGCCCAACCGATTCACGGCCACCACCGCCCTGCGACGCATGGCCGACAAGCGGCTCAAGGCCCGCGACCTGGTCGAGGCCTGCCTCGACCGCATCGCGGCGCGCGAGGGCGAGGTCCATGCCTGGGAGGCTCTCGATCCCGAGGGGGCGCGCAAGCGGGCCGACCGGCTCGACAAGCGCAGCCGGCCGGTCGGGCCGCTGCACGGCCTGCCGCTCGCCGTGAAGGACATCATCGCGACCAAGACGATGCCCACCACCTGCGGCTCGGCGATCTATCGCGACCACGTGGTCGGCAGGGACGCCGCCTGCGTCACCCAGCTCGTGGCCGCAGGCGCCATCGTCCTCGGCAAGGCGGTGACCACCGAGTTCGCCGGCGCCCATGCCGGCAAGACCCATAATCCGCACAATCTCCGCCATACCCCCGCCGGCTCCTCGTCCGGCTCGGCCGCCGCCGTCGCCGACTTCATGGCGCCGGTCGGCTACGGCACGCAGACGGCGGGATCGGTGATCCGGCCCGGCGCCTTCAACGGCGTTGTTGCCTACAAGGGCACCTACGGCTGGGCCGACCTCACAGGCGTCAAGCCTTATGCCAAGAGCCTCGATACGCTGGGCTTCTTCGTGCGCGAGGCCAACGACCTCGCCCTCATCCGGGCGGCGTACGGTCATGCGCCGGCCGATCCGCCGAACCGGACCCCGCGCATCGGTCTCTGCCGCACGCTGTGGTGGGACCTGGCCGATCGCGACAACCGCAAGAACATCGAGGCCGCCGCCCGCGCCTTGCGCGCCGCCGGTGCCCGAGTGCGTGAGTGGGAGATGCCCGAGCGCTGGCAGGCGCTGGCGACGGCGCAAAACCGGATCATGACCAGGGAGGCGACTCGATCCTACGCCGCCGAGCGCGCGCGCTTTCCGCATCTGCTGTCCCCCAGCCTGACACAGGTGCTGGCGACCGGCGATTCGGTCACGCGCGCACAGCTTGCCGATGCGAAGAAGCGCAAGCGGCGCGGGCTCGACGACCTCGCCGAGGCCTGGCAGCGCTTCGACTTTTTGCTGACGCCAGCCGCAAAGGGCGAGGCGCCGGCCGGCCTCGGCAATACCGGCGACCCGCTCTTCAACCGCATCTGGACGATGCTGGGCACCCCCTGCATCGCCCTGCCCTT is a genomic window containing:
- a CDS encoding SRPBCC family protein, translated to MTKRSVQHATFTIERTYAAPRERVFKAFSDPRAKARWFVGPNDWERSDHRMDFRVGGKESVSGGPPGGPVHHYNCTFQDIVPNERIVSVYDMHMDETKISVSLATVEFKSAGAGTRLVLTEQGAFLDGYDDAGSRERGTRALLDQLEAALG
- a CDS encoding metalloregulator ArsR/SmtB family transcription factor, coding for MQPSAAPLDLTFQALADPTRRVMVERLARGPASVSELARPLDMTLSAVVQHLSVLEASGLVRSQKVGRVRTCRIDLAALHTAERWISERRTSWEQRLDRLGDFLAETGDQPTPTPSKRRRI
- a CDS encoding glutathione S-transferase family protein — encoded protein: MSLVLHFHPLSSFCQKVLIALYENGTPFERRIVDLGDAESGGAFRRLWPIGKMPVLRDEGRDRTTAESSIIIEYLDLFYPGPSPLTPADRALALRARLSDRLFDLHIQLPMQKIVGDRLRPPGRTDSQGVAEAKAALATAYGVLEADLGGRTWAAGDVFTMADCAAAPALFFADKVLPFRDDHRGLAAYFERLTRRPSIARTFAEAEPYLELFPG
- a CDS encoding tetratricopeptide repeat protein, producing the protein MPARWSMHVLLLAFVFTGLDVAAQTSAPPPASSQSPALPAGMTNPAEYKNYLAAVNTQDPAKRAQALEVFLAWYPYSVLRTEAFEQTMAAWQAANNPAKADAIAVRLLQLDPDNVRALANRAYSGRTQAMAGDEKALTAAVEAAHRGMAALPKWQCPASMTEPDFTRLKMQIVAVFDGTLGYAALQAKDYAKARAHFLEAVNVNPTNLPDTYQLSVALLEGKPTDALGFWYAARAIAIARSMKNDAAAAEIEKYARARYSHYHGTDKDWGKLVASVAGEQRPPDGFADSIPRAMSPAETAVYMAAKNDPANLTFEDWEFILSHRGDSSDNQQAADKVWKAIVEKQQGGARLKLPVKVIKATSERIEAALSEENQASNTVDLEITLEHPLRPLPAIGSTISIIGALSDYRPKPFRFFLTKAELAEESMPVAGGVCADPRPQMCTRDYRPACGVRRDGSRKTYGNACTACADAEVVSQAAGACP
- a CDS encoding VOC family protein; this translates as MTTPFAVRKIGHAVIFVSDLERSRRFYTEVLGFKVSDIYPGSMMPGGMVFLRCNGDHHCLALVGGKDEGGDRSLHHLAFELATLDEVFRARDHLKKNGAKVVYEGRRRAGCQISVEFLDPDGHHLELYWGVDQIGSDDRARPAMEWRQTSSLEEAVRHAPPGQDTTLHDAALRARVEAL
- a CDS encoding amidase, which encodes MATAPNRFTATTALRRMADKRLKARDLVEACLDRIAAREGEVHAWEALDPEGARKRADRLDKRSRPVGPLHGLPLAVKDIIATKTMPTTCGSAIYRDHVVGRDAACVTQLVAAGAIVLGKAVTTEFAGAHAGKTHNPHNLRHTPAGSSSGSAAAVADFMAPVGYGTQTAGSVIRPGAFNGVVAYKGTYGWADLTGVKPYAKSLDTLGFFVREANDLALIRAAYGHAPADPPNRTPRIGLCRTLWWDLADRDNRKNIEAAARALRAAGARVREWEMPERWQALATAQNRIMTREATRSYAAERARFPHLLSPSLTQVLATGDSVTRAQLADAKKRKRRGLDDLAEAWQRFDFLLTPAAKGEAPAGLGNTGDPLFNRIWTMLGTPCIALPFNIGAFGLPLSLQLVGPLRSDDQLIAWARWVEQRLS